CATATGCAACTGTTGCTCTTCGGAAGAACTCTGCAAGGTCCTGAACACCTCTAACATCTAATTTAGCAATGTCTGCCAGACCAAGCAAAGCTCCTAACAATGCACCTGTTGCAACACCTGCTGCTCCGAtcaaaaatctgtcaataaCACTCTTTTTAGCCTTATTTACAACCTCCTCCTGTGACATGTTTCCTGGTGACTGTCTCATGTGCTTCTCCTCTATGTCTATTCCTCTTTTCACTGCTTGCAGCATCTCATTGGTGTAGTAGTGTTCTTGGTTTGCCTCAGTCATCTTGTCCAGTGTGTTGAGAAGCTCCTCCACCTGGAACCGGTTACTTCTGTAGTTGTCTTCTTCGTTGTCCTTCCAGTATCTATTATCAACGATGTGGCACCGGCCTCCACACTTCTGTACCAGATCACTCAGTTTTTTATTCTGGCTGACGAAGTCCTcaattttctttctgtcaggGAGCTGGTCACCGTGAGTGAAGACGATCACAGCATATTTGAGGGCCTCTTCAGAGAAATATTGGAGTATTTTGTTAATGACAGCCTGCTCCTGCTCTGTGAATCTCTCCACTTTGAGCACAATGAGAAAAGCATGGGGCCCAGGAGCACACTCTGTGATACACCTCACTATCTCAggcttcagctcctcctcagatCTGTCTGTGTCAAAGAGACCAGGAGTGTCGATCAGAGTGATGCTTCTTCCATTGACAGACTTGGTGTTTGCTTGACATTTAGTTGTTCCAGAGTTGGGAGAatcatttatggtgaacagcGGCTCTCCAAATATGGTGTTAGCCAGGCTGCTTTTCCCAGATCCAGTTTTTCCCAGTAGGATGATCCTCCTTGAAGTCAGCTCTACAAGAGAACAGCGACACTGTTTACTTCTTTTTATTGATGATTaacctgctgattattttttcatttaataaattatttggTCTttcaactagaatggcactcagttgagcacatacctccaccaagaccTAATCCAATATAAACACAATAGCCCTGTTGCGCTCTAAATTATAACCCTCCCTTAACCATGATCAACAAatctaggatctgcatcaaattgtacgCCAATAAACAatctatcttgcaatgttaaagaaagttagCAAAAATTCCAAAAGTtaacagggtctattctgggctgagaccaaTCATCCATCCAAATTTCTTGAAAATCCGTTCagtaatttttgtgtaatcctgctgacaaaccaaccaacaaagcTTGCTAACATCTTCACAGTGGCAATGCTAACATGGTGATGTTTAACAggtgtaatgtttattttggtCACCATCTTACAGTGTGGTAGGATGCTAACAATTGCTAAttaacactaaacacaaagtacagtatggaagattaaaaatgtgtaaattaaaacaaatcaaacaaacaaagcacgATACACATGGTTGTATCTTTTTGCCTTTTATGCATtaacatgttaaatataaataaaaaacatgccAAAGGACAGTTATTTAGCCTTATACTGACATTGTTATATGTGTTATGTTATAACACATATAACAATGTGTGTTGCATCACATGTTTCTATGTTTTTGCTTTGTTCGTTTTGTTGAATAATTTCAAAACTTCCATTGTACTGCTGAGGCTGACGAGATTGCCAATTGGTTTGACAGTATTTTGCTCATCAACCAAAGTATAGAACAAGTAATATTTTGGCCTGATGATGGCGCCAGATGAAAAGCTAAGGGATCATCAACTCCTCCTGAGGAACTGGACCAGACTTCCTGTAAATCCGACCAGTGTACAGCATGTCACTCAGTGTTGACACTGATGACAGCGTTCAAGTACACTAAGCCCATATACTCAGCTGCtttacatatgtatatgtacacaTCTGGGAAACTTGATACGTCAAGTGTTTCTATTTCATGCTACTTctactttattacatttcataGGAAAATATTGCACTTTGGTTACACTTTTAAATGACTATCATTAAgaattgttacatttatagttaattaaacctTAGTTAATAGTttacaaacaattaaatgttcTATAAactttattaagcaattgtttattgtaattgtaatggatattcataatactttgtaaatggttaataaatagtGTGTAGTTCATATATAAACATCTGGATgtccattataaagttgcagctgTTGTTTATTAACCTTTACAATTTCTTattaaattgtttataaagcatttaattgtttgttgaAAGACACATAACAATTAACTCAATTTTAAGTTAACTATAACTTTagtatttttgttaaaaaatgttaccTTCATCTCAACCCggctaaaacagtaaaatgcacCTTACACATTAATgaatcttaattttttttttactattatcatgttttctgctacttttactGCATTAAAAGTCTAAAACAACTCACCATCCATGTTGTCTAAAGAGAAATCACTGAGTCGGGAATACTGCCGGATGTCCTTGCTTCATAactttcctcctgctctcttGCTGTGGTTGAACGGCACTTCTACCAGTTTGACTTGATTGACTGAGCTTGCCCGAACAATAGAGTGAGTGTCACCTGTTCATGTTCATTGCGATGAATGtcgttttatttttacacattatatcAGACtcatataaaacaacaacaaaaaaatacttatATTACTATTTGCACTATTTGTATAGACTGAATATTCCAATATCAGAATATGAAAAAATGGATCTTAATAAGGTcaaataaataagtaataaGTAGAATACAAAATAACTACAGCATGGAGAATAAAACGTAAAAACTACATCAGGTAAATAAAAGATTTGTGAAAGTGGGATTTAAAACAGATCATTAAGGGGAATATTAATCCACCCTTAATGCTGTggacaaaaaaatggaaacaccCAATAGTTTGGttataaaactgaaatgaagtAAAACTTGAAATCTTGAGAATGCAGATCACTGTGATGGATGAGATGTGAACTGCTTTTAGCTCGCGTATGTGACCACCCTGAATGAGTCAGAGAATTTCTTTAACGAGATATATAAAAGGGAGgttatgttgctttaatttaaacCGTTTGATTACTTTCAACCACAAATTAATAAAAGTTTTCTTTTATCTAATCTCTTGAAATACAATTTCAGTGTAAATTCCATCATTGCATTGcggttattttttatttattacaacaactttattgacatttgtaGTACAGGGAAATGACAGACACACTGTTGATCCCAACATTTGTCTATCTAACTTTATCCAACTAGCTAAACACCCCTTTAGTGTTCAGTGCTTATGGATTTGCACGGAAATGGTTGtataagaaaagtaaaaaaaatagtacAGCCCACCTTCAAGAGCTGCAGTTGCTTGCTTTGTTTTCTCGTAATCGAAACTTTGATTTGCATGGAAGGTGTCGGGGGGGTGATGGCTGCACCTTTTCATAGCTGTTTAGGGTGGTGACTGTGGTAACAGAGTGTGACAAGGTGCAGGTTCAAAAGAATGCTATTTTAATTGGCAACAGCTGTTTCTATCTTGAGAATTATCCGGCTGTAGACAATAGTTGGGTACTCTACTCTTCTGGCTCAGCTGCATTTTTGACGGGTATGGAATAACACACGTTGTGCCAAGAGTAGAGAAAACTATTGGCATCAGGTAAATATTCAGCGACAATAGAGGTGATGCTGCACCTGTTCATGCCTTTTTCAGGTGGAGTGTTTTGTCTGAAACAGAACAGGCAGAAaggaatttttttctgtttgttttggcagCATCCGTACCCAAGTGCTGGGAATCTACAAtcaaacagactgaaaacaaaaaggccTTTGTGTTTAAAGTTTCGCCAGTAGCCAGATTACTTCTTTTTCATAAGTGTTGGAATGGTTCTtagttttttcttgtctttaagaatattacaaaataaaaatgactgtgCAACGTTTGGGAACCTTAAGAATTGAGATTAAAGCCTGCTTCAAAACACGTTGTTAAACCCAAAGGTGAAAAATCAGAAACTATCCATCttcctcatgctgatggaaagtcaggggaagttttcTAGTCTCCAGAACATTTCTGAAGCCTCACAACAAAAgtgttgtagcattctcctaaacaattgATGTATTGGGGATTTGACACAACCAAAAAAGACACTTCGTCCGGCGTAATCCTAGTCTCTGGAacccccaagatcccaaattgatttgaaaagacgtcaaCACACGGTTGTActactctttaaaaaaatggggaaaatcaaatcttttcaaatcaatgttcCGACTTGGATAACGCCAAACATGCTGTGAGGAACCATTTCATgggtttttggggtttttttgtagttgatttttttacatgtacatttttacaagtcctcatctacttcagttttttaggagaatcctgcaacgctgttttgctgtgaagctccagaaatattttgtggactgcgaaacttcatctgtctttccatcagcatgagggtgagtagataatgactgaattttcatttttgggtgaacaaATTCTTAAATATGTGTCTCTGACTCTGTAGTCTGGCGAAAGGTTGATTTGCATAATTTCTTCTGTCCAGCCTTAAAGGTTTAAGTTAGCATGTAGCCAACAAACCAATAAGACCAAAACTAATATATGTTTCCGTCCCTCTCtcaatactttctgacttcccTACCACATTTGGAGAAAATAAGTTAATAAGCTATCAAGCTTTGGCCTCACAGATAATACTTGTTTGTAAAATTAATTGTTGTTTCttgtcttaaaataaaatgtatctatAAGAAAACAGGAGTGTTGTTGGTCTTATACTTCAACATtacatgtgaatgtgaaaaaagaaacaactgaaataaagaCATGTGACCaatcagcttttttttattattgttgcaCATAACATTTATGGCAAAGGGTCACATATTAACAAAGAAATTTCAATCATCACCATTAAACAGTAAGCCATTGATTCAGCATTGTACTCCCACAaagctgcaataaaaacaaattaaaaacagtctTCACTTTTAGTCTCTTTTAAGCAGTGAGTCAAGATTTCGCAATTCTCATAATGCATCTCAAGTGTTTCATTGCGACACAAAAATAACCCCAATGATGtaatgaaactgaaactaaaGTGAAATGCACATGTAAAATTGGTAGCATACCCCTTTAAAACACCGTACAGTCATAGAGAAccacccaaaaatcaaaagtCAGCCATTATCTACCTAAACAGccgaagtagatggggacagccgaaaacaaaacattatctGGCATATTTCAAGTCTTTGGAAGACAAAACTGGACACATTTtgtgcttcagttgttcaggaggaggctgcagcgctgactgaattttcatttttggggtgaacttgtcctttagGATCATTAATCAAATTGAGTCTGTCAGAAACACacttgtatttccatttttgatactttttctaaatatattttGCCACTCAATTTACTTTTGATTCACTTGaaattttaataaaagtaaTCGCAGTGGTTAGCTTTGTGATTTGACACAAGGACTTCTGTACAGTAAGAATTCAAAGTTGACAAACTAGTTAAACCTTAAACCCTCACATTTTATAGCTTGCCTGTTTTAAGTGCCTCTGgattgctgttttttatttgattcagTGTTCAGTCGAATGGATTCCAAGGATTGTATAttctttcaaacaaatcaaaaaggtTGGCCATGACAGATTCAAGTGTGTATTCAAATGTCTCTTGTGTGATTTCCTTCTCAGCGACCTCTACCATTGTACTGGCTGGCTCGACTACTGCTTTTTCTACCACATCTCCCAGTTGTGTCCAAACTTCTTCAAGTGGTGCTTCTGTTAATACCTCCACACCTTTTAAATAGATCAACACAGCTGAGACAGTCGCAACTCCTCCAGCTATGAACGTGAAACCCATTAAACCTCTGAACCATGTTTGTAGCGCGCTGCCCACCCGCTTCTTAAAGACGTTGATTTTAGCCTGGTTTCTGatctcttcctctgtcatgTGTCCTGATGGCTTTCCGATGCGCTCCACCTCTGTCAGTATTGCGTTCTCCATTTCTTGTAGCATCTCATTGGTGTAGTATCCTCCATTGTTCGCCATCGCCATCTTCTCTATGGTGTTGAGCAGCTCTGCCACCTGGAACTGGTTGCTCCTGTATTCATCCCCTTGGCTGCTTTTCCAGTATCTATTATCAACGACGCAGCAACGGCCTCCGCACTTCTTCACCAGGTCATTCAGACCCCCACTTTGATCCACATACTGCTCAATTTTCATCCCTTCAGACAGCTGGTCACCGTGAGTGAAGACGACCACGGCATATTTTAGAGCATCTTCAGAGAAACATTGGCATATTTTGTTGATGACTTCCTGCTCGTGCTCTGTGAATTTCTCCACTTTGAGCACAATGAGAAAAGCATGAGGCCCAGGAGCACACTCTGTGATACACCTCACCATCTCAggcttcatctcctcctcagacctCCCCGCATCAAAGAATCCAGGCATGTCGATCAGAGTGATGCTTCTTCCATTGAGAGACTTGGTTTCGGCTTGTGAACAGTGTGTTTTCAAGTCATTAAAATGGTTTATTTGGAATTTGGCTTCTCCAAAGATGGTGTCAGCCAGGCTGCTTTTTCCAGCTCCAGTTTTCCCCAGTAGGACGATCCTCCTGGTGTTTGGCACTAGAAGAGAATAACTTTGTATCATTAAATTGGTACATTTATCTCTTTGGCTTTGGTCCAGACTTTCATCCAAACCAAAATGGTCCACACCAAACAGCTGAACGTTGGTCCGACTGAAAGAGGTGGTCTCAGTCCGGATCAAACTCCACCATGGTTTAAGCGTTGACTGATGAGAAGCACACATTTACTTTTTATCAAGAACTAAATTGCTTGTTTCCTTTATGTAAaattttatattgtttgttttacgTTTGTTGCTTGTTCTGTTATGTGAAACCTTTTATGTTGCTGTCTTGGCCAGGACTCTCTGGAAATAAAGAATCTCAATGGGAATAGTCCGGGaaaataaaggttgaataaaGAGATTCAAAAATGTTACAAGCATGGCACTACACTGGGGTTAGGGGATGCTATAGCCACGTCGCAAATCCGTTTAGCTCCAGCTACACCCCCTCAAGCATTTTATGTAAGGTTAATGAGTACcctagtatttttttaaatagaaatacaattgctaagattgattgattgaagaTTGGAATGAATGAACATTTCATTGCTGCATTTTggatatattttgttgttgttaaaggtGCTATTAGAGAGAAAAAatttacaaataggacctttaattGTGGCTGCACGAGTGCTGACCTGTGCTGGAGTTGTTCACCCTTAGCACCAGCAGAGAAAAAATCCTTGCATCGGCCGTGGTTAAGGATGATTACTCAGTGTGAAATAAGGCTAATTACAGAAAAACAGTTAACAATCAAAAGTCAGACAGAACTTTCCTGGATTTTATATGTTTTAGGATTTTGATAGTATATTCAGTACATGTGGGGTCACAGGTTACTATTTTGTTTGAGAATAAATTAATATAACACACAGTAAGACACCAGAGCTACCTGACAGGTGCACATAAGGGGTTAAGTCCTAATTCTAATCATTCTGATAAGCTCAtggataaaaaatgaaaaaatgaattgGATGCGTCAAGTTAGAAATACATAATAGGAAAACAGAATATTATTATCTAAATATGATTCTGCTACTAGGTGATTCATAAGGTTCTGTCAGAGcttaaattatgtaaaaaaaaaaaaaacaaaacaaaaaaaaagaagaaaaaaaagaaacctttccgagtaaaatatattaaaagacagcaacaaaaatgttttgaaatactTATTTTGAGTTTTAAGAATGCCACATTGGTTTGAACAACAGTATTTGGTGCTCATTGTTGACACAacagctgattaaaaaaataagtgc
This is a stretch of genomic DNA from Pagrus major chromosome 10, Pma_NU_1.0. It encodes these proteins:
- the LOC141003975 gene encoding GTPase IMAP family member 8-like, with protein sequence MIQSYSLLVPNTRRIVLLGKTGAGKSSLADTIFGEAKFQINHFNDLKTHCSQAETKSLNGRSITLIDMPGFFDAGRSEEEMKPEMVRCITECAPGPHAFLIVLKVEKFTEHEQEVINKICQCFSEDALKYAVVVFTHGDQLSEGMKIEQYVDQSGGLNDLVKKCGGRCCVVDNRYWKSSQGDEYRSNQFQVAELLNTIEKMAMANNGGYYTNEMLQEMENAILTEVERIGKPSGHMTEEEIRNQAKINVFKKRVGSALQTWFRGLMGFTFIAGGVATVSAVLIYLKGVECRCSLVELTSRRIILLGKTGSGKSSLANTIFGEPLFTINDSPNSGTTKCQANTKSVNGRSITLIDTPGLFDTDRSEEELKPEIVRCITECAPGPHAFLIVLKVERFTEQEQAVINKILQYFSEEALKYAVIVFTHGDQLPDRKKIEDFVSQNKKLSDLVQKCGGRCHIVDNRYWKDNEEDNYRSNRFQVEELLNTLDKMTEANQEHYYTNEMLQAVKRGIDIEEKHMRQSPGNMSQEEVVNKAKKSVIDRFLIGAAGVATGALLGALLGVQDLAEFFRRATVAYAALESGVKGGQTGFNAAEGAETTGEAMQKAASAVWSQSGFAADRNKQ